In Ruminococcaceae bacterium BL-4, one DNA window encodes the following:
- a CDS encoding Macro domain-containing protein MM_0177: MSKLQIVLGDITKMQVDAIVNAANTTLLGGGGVDGAIHRAAGPKLLEECRTLGGCSTGEAKITGGYLLPAKYVIHTPGPVFHGGKRGEEQLLRNCYRNCLNLAQKAHCHTVAFPSISTGIYRFPLPEAAKIAVSEILRFLKPDCGIETVYMVCFDPITEKAYQKALQELS; this comes from the coding sequence ATGTCAAAGTTGCAGATCGTTTTAGGGGATATTACGAAAATGCAGGTAGATGCAATCGTTAATGCTGCCAATACAACTCTTTTGGGGGGCGGCGGAGTAGACGGTGCAATTCATCGTGCGGCAGGACCAAAACTTTTGGAAGAATGCCGGACGCTGGGTGGCTGCTCTACAGGCGAAGCAAAAATCACCGGCGGATATCTTTTGCCGGCAAAGTATGTGATTCATACGCCAGGACCTGTTTTCCACGGTGGAAAGAGGGGAGAAGAGCAGCTTTTGAGAAACTGCTATCGAAATTGCCTGAATTTAGCACAGAAAGCGCATTGCCACACCGTTGCTTTCCCATCAATCAGTACTGGAATTTATCGTTTTCCACTCCCGGAGGCAGCGAAAATTGCAGTTTCTGAGATCTTAAGATTTTTAAAGCCTGATTGTGGCATTGAAACGGTTTATATGGTCTGTTTTGATCCTATTACGGAGAAAGCTTATCAGAAGGCGCTGCAAGAATTATCCTAA
- a CDS encoding Integral membrane sensor signal transduction histidine kinase, translating to MKLFLKRIGYWLILLLLTDLTFILMTWLLRPDAMKSICLFILLFTAIIIGVGYFLQCRTQKKEINAVESFLNDPNEATKQALIVTLDNSWAHVIETGYARLKKQNADLNEKQLNLQNYQEYIEAWTHEIKTPMSLMTLVLGNHKDEMSPYVYSRMEHSRRQISEDVEKILYYARLQTAHVDYNFTRFRLDECAEEVIREFISLIAEKQIDLVTKWNPTTVVSDRKVLAFMISQLLSNAVKYAAKKDGQVFVSTWQDDDDHKIHLCVRDNGAGVPLEDAPFIFEKGFTGNHPDRQKATGMGLYLVKKYAEALSAEVNLKNGFLMSGGFGIELIFPCVV from the coding sequence ATGAAATTGTTTCTAAAAAGAATTGGGTACTGGCTTATTCTGCTGCTGTTAACGGATTTGACCTTTATCCTGATGACATGGCTGCTTCGCCCGGATGCGATGAAAAGTATCTGCCTGTTTATTTTGCTTTTTACAGCTATCATCATTGGGGTGGGCTATTTTTTGCAGTGTCGGACTCAAAAAAAAGAGATTAATGCGGTCGAAAGTTTTCTGAATGATCCGAATGAAGCGACAAAACAGGCTCTTATCGTTACACTTGACAATTCATGGGCGCATGTGATTGAAACGGGGTATGCAAGGCTTAAAAAGCAGAATGCTGATCTTAACGAAAAACAGCTTAATTTGCAGAATTATCAGGAGTATATAGAGGCATGGACGCATGAAATCAAAACGCCGATGTCTCTGATGACTTTGGTTCTGGGAAACCATAAAGACGAAATGAGTCCGTATGTTTACAGCAGAATGGAGCATTCGAGGAGGCAGATCAGCGAAGATGTCGAAAAGATTCTCTACTATGCCCGTTTACAGACGGCTCATGTGGATTACAATTTTACCCGTTTTAGACTGGATGAGTGTGCCGAAGAAGTAATCAGAGAATTTATATCTCTCATAGCAGAAAAACAGATAGACCTTGTGACAAAATGGAATCCCACAACAGTTGTTTCAGATAGAAAAGTTCTTGCCTTTATGATTTCACAGCTGCTCAGTAATGCCGTCAAATATGCAGCAAAAAAAGATGGACAAGTTTTTGTATCCACCTGGCAAGACGATGATGATCATAAAATCCATCTTTGCGTGAGAGACAATGGAGCGGGAGTTCCGCTGGAAGATGCACCGTTTATTTTTGAAAAAGGGTTTACCGGAAATCACCCTGACCGTCAAAAAGCCACAGGAATGGGTCTTTATTTGGTGAAAAAATATGCCGAAGCGCTTTCTGCTGAAGTGAACTTGAAAAATGGATTTCTAATGAGTGGCGGGTTCGGCATTGAACTGATCTTTCCTTGTGTGGTATAA
- a CDS encoding DNA-binding response regulator — protein sequence MIRIVIVEDDEYLCEEIVMTFQKKGYSASGISSFAAPQKEILDLHPDLVVLDVNLPGKSGFELCKWLKARTSFPILILTARDTLNDELTALGLGADDFLIKPCHPDRLLARAGRLLQTYGKVKSVIQCGKLSLDTDTYKLILKDRYLILPEKEGKILRLLMEKHPKPVSRTKLIFFVWGTDEFVDENILQVNMTRLRKDLGKIGLKNAVITIRGKGYQLEVSDL from the coding sequence TTGATCAGAATTGTCATAGTGGAAGACGATGAATATTTGTGCGAAGAAATTGTGATGACCTTTCAAAAGAAGGGATACTCGGCCTCGGGTATCTCTTCCTTTGCTGCTCCTCAAAAGGAGATCCTTGATCTTCATCCTGATCTTGTTGTGCTGGATGTTAATTTGCCCGGTAAATCAGGATTTGAACTCTGCAAGTGGCTGAAAGCAAGAACCTCTTTTCCGATACTGATTCTAACTGCCCGTGATACGCTGAATGATGAATTGACGGCACTTGGCCTTGGAGCGGACGATTTTTTGATAAAACCATGCCATCCGGATCGGCTGCTTGCCCGTGCGGGAAGACTTTTACAGACCTATGGCAAAGTGAAGAGTGTCATTCAGTGCGGTAAATTGTCGCTTGATACTGATACCTATAAACTGATCTTAAAAGACAGATACTTGATATTACCGGAAAAGGAGGGCAAAATTCTTCGCCTTCTGATGGAGAAGCATCCTAAGCCCGTTTCTCGTACGAAATTAATCTTTTTTGTATGGGGTACAGATGAATTTGTGGACGAAAATATTCTGCAGGTCAACATGACGCGGCTTCGTAAGGATCTTGGCAAAATAGGACTTAAAAATGCAGTCATAACAATTCGGGGGAAGGGCTATCAGTTGGAGGTTTCAGATTTATGA
- a CDS encoding Regulatory protein (induces abgABT, used to catabolize p-aminobenzoyl-glutamate), giving the protein MVLKSLCFLLPHFRLYYDFDRLLYQYLLLSHFSYIKICFCADQTNQPIGYNVIAISTPTTPRIAPGINPAFKIVFWLYPPAPIAIGTTAVAIGVISEDIGVFTTEQSLRYIMRIDKEMRTYSNITYLPYSSLEHLEFLYEKNANQFDALLFSGSYPYEIIVKKYNNLQKPFTYFNITDRDYYKLIARLAIQKPQLDFSRVYFDRPQIPVDFASIFNKPDMPLLGTAPIDWDTVDAVEWYKPLREYYRQVWDSGKADLLVTRFGSMDEYFNENRIRHEFLYPSTESMIETFRGLIMQLSAVSMHDSAACIGLVGTAHTMTEAQRTALSAQLQICNKQLGMPFLIYEHGNHYELTTNIAVLKEMSQQYTTCPVMTFLQNNLDFPVCVGWGCSNNVIDAHRNAQRAIKEAFLLKGSAAFIVTADNVIIGPLSSARRISYTDSPNQHLSNLSKNLSVSPLYLSKIISVLNQKGSDTLSAEELAFFLNVTTRSASRILSKLEAGGAATVQYNRQLNLRGRPAKIYKILFQKLT; this is encoded by the coding sequence ATGGTATTAAAATCACTCTGTTTTTTACTTCCGCATTTTCGTCTATATTACGATTTTGATAGATTGCTTTATCAATATTTATTATTAAGCCATTTTTCTTATATCAAGATTTGTTTCTGTGCAGATCAAACAAATCAACCGATTGGGTATAATGTCATCGCAATTAGTACACCAACCACACCACGAATAGCACCAGGAATTAACCCGGCTTTCAAAATAGTTTTCTGGCTGTATCCGCCAGCGCCCATAGCCATTGGTACAACGGCAGTTGCCATCGGCGTAATCAGTGAAGACATTGGTGTGTTCACTACCGAGCAGTCTTTGCGATATATCATGCGCATTGATAAGGAAATGCGCACATACAGCAACATTACTTATTTGCCTTATTCTTCTCTGGAGCATTTGGAATTTTTATACGAAAAAAATGCTAACCAGTTTGATGCGCTTCTATTTAGTGGCTCCTATCCTTATGAAATCATTGTTAAAAAATACAATAATCTTCAAAAACCTTTTACCTATTTCAATATTACTGACCGCGATTATTACAAATTGATCGCGCGTTTGGCAATACAAAAACCACAGCTGGATTTTTCGCGGGTCTATTTTGATCGACCACAAATACCTGTGGATTTTGCTTCTATTTTTAACAAGCCGGATATGCCTCTCCTTGGTACGGCGCCCATTGATTGGGATACAGTAGACGCTGTTGAGTGGTACAAGCCCCTACGCGAATATTATCGCCAAGTTTGGGACAGTGGTAAGGCTGATTTATTAGTCACCCGATTCGGCAGTATGGACGAATACTTCAATGAAAATCGTATTCGGCATGAATTTTTATATCCTTCAACCGAATCTATGATAGAAACTTTCCGCGGTCTAATCATGCAGCTCAGCGCTGTTTCTATGCACGACTCCGCAGCCTGCATCGGGCTAGTTGGCACAGCACACACCATGACCGAGGCACAACGCACCGCATTATCTGCACAGCTACAGATTTGCAATAAGCAGCTTGGTATGCCTTTTCTTATTTATGAGCATGGAAATCATTATGAATTGACCACAAATATTGCAGTTCTAAAAGAAATGTCTCAGCAATACACTACCTGTCCTGTTATGACATTTTTGCAAAACAATTTGGACTTTCCAGTCTGCGTAGGCTGGGGCTGTTCCAATAACGTGATCGATGCACACCGTAATGCACAGCGAGCAATAAAAGAAGCTTTTCTACTCAAAGGTTCTGCTGCTTTTATTGTCACCGCGGATAATGTAATCATTGGGCCACTTTCCAGCGCTCGAAGAATCAGTTATACAGATTCTCCGAATCAGCATCTTTCAAATCTAAGCAAAAACCTTTCTGTTTCCCCACTTTATCTGAGCAAAATTATTTCTGTTCTCAATCAAAAGGGCAGCGATACTTTGTCTGCAGAAGAGTTAGCCTTCTTTTTAAACGTTACTACCCGCAGTGCATCGCGCATCCTCTCAAAGTTGGAAGCCGGAGGTGCTGCGACCGTTCAGTATAATCGCCAACTTAATTTGCGGGGGCGGCCTGCTAAAATTTATAAAATTCTTTTTCAAAAATTGACATAA
- a CDS encoding HAD family hydrolase, with product MNDFFQYRGLSSAEAEKRLKIYGKNELYISQKNCPFRKFLKVLKEPMFLLLLITAALYFFLGKPQDGGTMLIFVGGMIAIDSIQEWKTDRTLSALRELSAPQIPVIRDKKEQKISSCDLVPGDRMLLFEGDKIPADGRILECSDFMTDESTLTGETEAISKVPFSQNDFSEFYFRRDSCYAGTLVTRGSAAVFVERTGRFTEYGKIGAAISQAPEKPTPLQSQTAKLIKSCAILTIGLFVLVTLLTFWNLSTFSLRERLTDSLLSGITLSMAMIPEEFPVVLTVFLSMGAWRLAKKHALVRKLSSVETLGAVSVLCVDKTGTLTKNEMEVTTLWPVNINQSYLAEIMGLGCETPPYDPMEKAMLRFCREQNILVDSSSRGELLAEYSLTDDLKIMGHVWKRNGHIEIALKGSPEQMLKLCQPSQASLEAAHKKYEALSKSGLRVIAAAIQILKESEPIPKTILECSPQFAGLIGLCDPPRESIKQDIENCRRAGIRVLMITGDSPLTACAIAQKVGIQSTNSAITGAMLDQMDETELLKVVKTSSVFARTIPSHKMRIIEALRKDGEVVAMTGDGVNDAPALKYADIGISMGKKGNQVSREASDLILMDDRFSTIVETIHDGRRIYENIRKAVSYIFTIHIPIALSAIFMPVLRILPDSLFLLPVHIMLLELLIDPTCSLVLERMPAERNLMKQSPRRRESSLLSHHLLGKSFLQGFILFLVSFGSYVFYLNYLHESASFSRSIGLCILMTANFFLVLLFSFNRGWTFKGMGKFLRDRVIQFSALGTFLLIFLMLNSPLCTFLKLSPLPISQFLICVFLAAISVFWYEPIKHLSH from the coding sequence ATGAATGACTTTTTCCAGTACCGAGGACTTTCCTCCGCGGAAGCTGAAAAGCGACTTAAAATTTATGGCAAGAATGAGCTTTACATTTCGCAAAAGAATTGTCCTTTTCGAAAATTTTTAAAAGTTTTAAAAGAACCGATGTTTCTTTTGCTGCTGATAACAGCAGCGCTGTACTTTTTCCTTGGAAAGCCGCAGGACGGCGGAACTATGCTGATCTTTGTAGGCGGCATGATTGCGATCGACAGTATCCAAGAATGGAAAACCGATCGTACACTTTCTGCTTTGCGTGAACTTTCAGCACCTCAAATTCCAGTTATTCGGGATAAAAAGGAGCAAAAAATTTCAAGCTGTGATTTGGTCCCCGGTGACCGAATGCTGCTTTTCGAAGGAGATAAAATTCCTGCGGATGGACGAATTCTGGAATGTTCCGATTTTATGACGGATGAATCCACGCTTACCGGAGAAACAGAAGCGATTTCAAAAGTTCCATTTTCTCAAAATGATTTTTCCGAATTTTATTTTCGCCGAGACAGCTGCTATGCAGGGACTCTGGTAACGCGCGGAAGCGCTGCCGTTTTTGTAGAACGCACAGGGCGTTTCACGGAATATGGAAAAATCGGTGCTGCCATCTCTCAGGCACCGGAGAAGCCAACACCGCTTCAATCTCAAACTGCCAAACTAATCAAAAGCTGTGCAATTCTTACCATAGGGCTTTTTGTTCTGGTCACTCTTTTAACCTTTTGGAATCTTTCCACTTTTTCTTTACGCGAACGTCTAACGGACAGTCTGCTCTCCGGCATCACACTCTCGATGGCAATGATTCCAGAAGAATTTCCAGTAGTGCTAACGGTGTTCCTTTCAATGGGCGCATGGCGGCTTGCCAAAAAACATGCACTGGTACGAAAGCTTTCCAGCGTAGAAACGCTGGGCGCCGTTTCGGTCTTATGCGTAGATAAAACCGGAACCCTCACAAAAAACGAAATGGAGGTAACAACACTTTGGCCAGTGAACATCAATCAGTCTTATCTTGCCGAAATCATGGGGCTAGGATGTGAAACGCCGCCTTATGATCCAATGGAAAAAGCGATGCTGCGTTTTTGCAGAGAACAAAATATTTTAGTCGATTCTTCCTCCCGCGGAGAACTTCTCGCAGAATACTCTCTTACTGATGATCTCAAAATCATGGGACACGTCTGGAAGCGAAACGGCCACATTGAAATTGCATTAAAAGGCAGTCCGGAACAAATGTTAAAGCTCTGCCAACCTTCTCAGGCATCTCTTGAAGCCGCCCACAAAAAATATGAAGCACTTTCAAAATCCGGTCTGCGGGTAATTGCAGCTGCCATTCAAATTTTAAAAGAATCGGAACCAATCCCCAAAACCATTTTAGAATGCTCCCCCCAATTTGCCGGTCTGATTGGACTTTGTGATCCACCGCGGGAATCCATCAAGCAGGATATTGAAAACTGCCGCCGCGCAGGAATCCGTGTTTTAATGATTACCGGAGACAGTCCCTTAACCGCCTGTGCAATCGCGCAAAAAGTTGGGATACAAAGTACGAATAGCGCCATCACCGGAGCCATGTTGGATCAAATGGACGAAACAGAACTTTTAAAAGTTGTCAAAACAAGTTCTGTCTTTGCCCGCACAATTCCTTCCCACAAAATGCGAATTATAGAGGCCCTTCGAAAAGATGGGGAAGTCGTTGCAATGACCGGGGATGGAGTAAATGATGCACCGGCTCTAAAATATGCGGATATTGGTATTTCCATGGGAAAAAAGGGGAATCAAGTTTCCCGGGAAGCTTCCGACCTAATTTTAATGGATGACCGCTTTTCTACTATCGTTGAAACAATTCACGATGGCCGCAGAATTTATGAGAACATTCGCAAAGCTGTAAGCTATATTTTTACCATTCACATTCCAATTGCACTTTCGGCAATTTTTATGCCGGTTCTGAGGATTCTGCCTGACTCTCTCTTTTTGCTGCCCGTCCACATTATGCTCTTAGAGCTTTTGATCGATCCAACCTGTTCCTTAGTCTTAGAGCGCATGCCGGCAGAACGCAATCTTATGAAACAGTCCCCTAGAAGAAGAGAAAGCTCTCTGCTTTCCCATCATCTTCTCGGAAAAAGTTTCTTACAGGGATTTATTCTGTTTCTGGTATCGTTCGGTTCTTACGTCTTTTATTTGAATTATTTACACGAAAGTGCCTCTTTTTCCCGCTCCATTGGGCTCTGCATTCTAATGACTGCCAATTTCTTTTTGGTATTGCTTTTCTCTTTCAACCGAGGCTGGACTTTTAAAGGGATGGGAAAGTTTCTACGGGACCGAGTCATACAGTTTTCCGCTCTCGGCACATTTCTTCTCATTTTTCTAATGCTTAATTCTCCCTTATGCACTTTTTTAAAGCTTTCTCCTCTGCCGATTTCTCAGTTTTTAATATGCGTTTTTCTCGCGGCAATTTCTGTTTTCTGGTATGAACCTATCAAACATCTTTCTCATTAA
- the ybhJ gene encoding putative enzyme (Evidence 3 : Putative function from multiple computational evidences; PubMedId : 11782506; Product type e : enzyme) — MVKLYESSIYLVNGETIVTDSAALPSLVGKTVSKEEATKGTMAYGILKAHNTTNHMDKLQLKFDSMTSHDITYVGIIQTARASGMTEFPLPYVLTNCHNSLCAVGGTINEDDHKFALSAAHKYGGIYVPTNMANIHSYNRETMAGCGRMILGSDSHTRYGALGTLAIGEGGGELAKQLVGKTYDFARPGVVAIYLTGAPKPGVGPHDVALSICGAVYKNGYVKNKVMEFVGPGIKNLPIEYRNAIDVMTTETTCWSSIWVTDETTKKYFTIHNRPEAYKEIKPADVAYYDGCVYIDLSTVECTIAMPMHPSNTYTIHELQENAADILHLVEENANKQIKGAKMDIVSKFHDDAIWVEQGEIAGCSGGTFDNICAAADILRGKSCGNGAFTLSIYPGSMPALAELIKNGTASDLVSAGAIMRECFCGPCFGAGDTPANGEFSIRHTTRNFPNREGSKPGEGQMAAVALMDARSIAATAANGGKLTAATDIEVEYTNPEYKFDGSIYKKRVYNGWTKPEPKTELKFGPNIKDWPAMPPLTNDLLVKVCSYITDPVTTTDELIPSGETSSYRSNPERLSEFALSRRDPQYVSRSKVMRQQERDREAGKGLSDEVKAVYAALTTAGIKNDPENTDIGSTIFANMPGDGSAREQAASCQRVMGAFANFAKAYATKRYRSNCINWGMTPFLVENPNAFELGDYIFVPDVRQAVLENKANFPAYAVKTDGTVTNFSVSTGALTEAERQIIVAGCLINYYRNH; from the coding sequence ATGGTTAAATTATATGAATCCAGTATTTATCTCGTAAATGGCGAAACCATCGTCACCGACAGTGCAGCGCTTCCCAGCCTTGTCGGCAAGACCGTCTCTAAGGAAGAAGCCACCAAAGGCACCATGGCCTACGGCATACTTAAAGCTCACAATACCACCAATCATATGGATAAACTTCAGCTAAAGTTTGACTCCATGACATCACACGATATTACTTATGTTGGTATTATCCAGACTGCCCGTGCCTCCGGCATGACTGAGTTTCCACTGCCCTACGTTCTGACAAACTGTCACAACTCTCTCTGTGCTGTAGGCGGTACAATCAACGAGGACGACCACAAGTTTGCCCTTTCTGCTGCTCATAAGTACGGCGGTATCTATGTTCCCACCAACATGGCAAACATTCATTCCTACAACCGTGAAACCATGGCAGGCTGCGGACGTATGATTCTTGGTTCCGACTCTCATACCCGTTATGGTGCTCTTGGCACTCTGGCTATCGGTGAGGGCGGCGGTGAGCTTGCAAAACAGCTTGTCGGTAAAACCTATGACTTTGCCCGTCCGGGTGTCGTTGCAATCTATCTGACTGGTGCTCCCAAACCCGGTGTTGGCCCTCATGATGTTGCACTTTCGATCTGCGGCGCTGTTTATAAGAACGGATATGTAAAGAACAAAGTCATGGAATTTGTCGGCCCTGGTATTAAAAATCTTCCAATTGAGTACCGCAACGCCATTGACGTTATGACCACTGAGACCACCTGCTGGTCCTCCATCTGGGTCACAGACGAAACGACAAAGAAATACTTCACGATTCATAACCGTCCTGAAGCTTATAAAGAAATCAAACCCGCTGACGTTGCCTATTATGACGGCTGTGTTTACATTGACCTTTCCACAGTGGAATGCACAATTGCAATGCCCATGCACCCCTCCAACACCTACACCATTCATGAGCTGCAGGAAAATGCCGCTGACATTCTGCATCTTGTGGAGGAGAATGCCAACAAGCAGATAAAGGGAGCAAAAATGGACATCGTCAGCAAATTCCATGACGATGCGATATGGGTGGAACAAGGCGAAATTGCAGGCTGCTCAGGCGGTACCTTTGATAATATTTGTGCTGCCGCCGACATACTCAGAGGCAAGAGCTGCGGAAATGGTGCTTTTACTCTGAGTATCTACCCAGGCTCCATGCCTGCTTTGGCTGAACTCATAAAGAACGGCACAGCTTCCGATCTCGTCTCTGCGGGAGCCATCATGCGCGAATGCTTCTGCGGCCCTTGCTTCGGTGCAGGTGACACCCCTGCAAACGGTGAGTTTTCCATCCGCCACACCACACGAAACTTTCCAAACCGCGAAGGCTCCAAGCCTGGCGAAGGTCAGATGGCAGCTGTTGCTCTTATGGACGCACGCTCTATTGCAGCCACTGCGGCAAACGGCGGCAAGCTGACCGCCGCAACCGACATCGAGGTTGAGTATACCAATCCTGAGTACAAATTTGATGGCAGTATCTATAAAAAGAGGGTTTACAACGGCTGGACAAAACCCGAACCTAAGACTGAATTGAAATTTGGCCCCAACATTAAGGATTGGCCTGCAATGCCTCCTCTGACCAACGATTTGCTGGTAAAGGTCTGTTCCTACATCACCGACCCTGTTACCACTACTGATGAGTTGATCCCCTCAGGCGAAACTTCTTCTTACCGCTCCAATCCTGAGCGTCTTTCCGAATTTGCTTTATCTCGCCGCGATCCTCAGTATGTCTCCCGCAGTAAGGTAATGCGTCAGCAGGAACGTGACCGTGAAGCAGGCAAAGGTCTCTCCGATGAAGTAAAAGCAGTTTACGCTGCTCTAACTACAGCCGGTATCAAAAACGACCCGGAGAACACCGATATTGGCTCCACAATCTTTGCCAATATGCCCGGTGATGGTTCTGCACGTGAACAAGCTGCCTCCTGTCAGAGAGTGATGGGTGCGTTTGCTAACTTTGCTAAAGCTTACGCCACCAAGCGTTATCGCTCCAACTGCATCAACTGGGGCATGACCCCCTTCCTCGTAGAGAACCCTAATGCATTCGAGCTGGGTGATTATATATTTGTTCCCGATGTACGGCAGGCTGTTCTTGAAAACAAGGCCAATTTCCCAGCATATGCTGTTAAAACTGACGGCACTGTTACCAACTTTTCCGTCTCTACAGGTGCTCTGACCGAAGCCGAACGTCAAATTATTGTCGCCGGCTGTCTGATCAATTACTACCGCAACCACTAA
- the dfx gene encoding Desulfoferrodoxin: MSRLKFYICRHCGNIVVKVHDSGVPVVCCGEKMQELVPNTTDAAVEKHVPVIEVSGSTVTVKVGSTPHPMTQEHSIQWICLETQNGYQHKALHPGEEPKAVFALTSDDQPTVAYAYCNLHGLWKAEA, from the coding sequence ATGTCCAGACTGAAGTTCTATATTTGTCGTCACTGTGGGAATATTGTTGTCAAAGTACATGATAGTGGAGTCCCGGTTGTGTGCTGTGGAGAAAAGATGCAGGAACTTGTTCCGAATACGACAGATGCAGCTGTTGAGAAGCATGTTCCGGTCATTGAAGTTTCAGGCAGTACTGTTACGGTCAAAGTTGGCAGTACTCCGCATCCGATGACTCAAGAGCATTCAATTCAGTGGATCTGTTTGGAAACCCAAAATGGTTATCAGCACAAGGCATTGCACCCCGGAGAAGAGCCGAAAGCAGTGTTTGCACTGACATCAGACGATCAGCCTACCGTCGCTTATGCTTATTGCAATCTGCATGGACTTTGGAAAGCAGAAGCTTAA
- a CDS encoding protein of unknown function (Evidence 5 : Unknown function), whose translation MSSLITPMATAVVPMAMGAGGYSQKTILKAGLIPGAIRGVVGVLIAMTLYPIG comes from the coding sequence ATGTCTTCACTGATTACGCCGATGGCAACTGCCGTTGTACCAATGGCTATGGGCGCTGGCGGATACAGCCAGAAAACTATTTTGAAAGCCGGGTTAATTCCTGGTGCTATTCGTGGTGTGGTTGGTGTACTAATTGCGATGACATTATACCCAATCGGTTGA